A region from the Pelecanus crispus isolate bPelCri1 chromosome 11, bPelCri1.pri, whole genome shotgun sequence genome encodes:
- the LOC142594600 gene encoding interleukin-9 receptor-like: MGGDVWQLGLQLCITAVLLFGGGRGREFPGRLSCLNNYVTTVSCVWATEEPAGDGPFHLHFTNLWSKGHNASCKLTARESMQNQYHCTIHLASQILETDGYRVSLQGNFFGRNHTYITFPEYNPREHIKLDPPLNIQSNVTASKCQIWWSVPWYLVEILQYELQYKEYSMSWEIALNKTPPSSLPQIEIEATELRSGIAYIARVRCKVSENEDSYHSQWSEWSQTTVFQRAGGPKLSEKILNTSTVQFLFIPLSFGTLLYLFWNCKLSSRAKSLSCFNIPTPAAFFRPLYNLHNGNFKDWVGPNEACSQLRREEASNSNKVTADGHSHLNTQEIISQISLKPMESTNLVAAEENFVFASGPGQQYVPSRYVRAEEIETRLGLLLAQKHADDTVGLKISEIIKVSLESPSMGRKSPSHSQYGKGDFLMPQESLEIANVSFSSSDYCTLCDNDTTGGLIPAEPLKLSNGNSLVKHQNDQCDLP; the protein is encoded by the exons ATGGGAGGAGATGTGTGGCAGCTGGGCCTCCAGCTGTGCATTACTGCTGTGCTACTCTTtggtggaggaagagggagag agtTCCCTGGCAGGCTAAGCTGCCTCAATAACTACGTGACTACTGTGAGCTGCGTGTGGGCAACGGAGGAGCCTGCGGGCGACGGACCTTTCCACCTGCACTTCACCAA ccTCTGGTCAAAGGGCCACAATGCCAGCTGCAAACTGACTGCCAGAGAGAGCATGCAGAATCAGTACCACTGCACAATCCATTTAGCCAGCCAGATCTTGGAAACAGATGGTTATAGAGTCTCTCTCCAAGGCAACTTCTTTGGACGTAATCACACGTACATTACCTTTCCAGAGTACAATCCCCGCGAGCACA TAAAACTTGATCCACCTTTGAACATCCAGAGCAACGTCACTGCCAGCAAGTGTCAGATATGGTGGAGTGTGCCTTGGTACCTGGTTGAAATTCTTCAGTATGAGTTGCAGTATAAGGAGTACAGCATGTCCTGGGAG ATTGCATTGAACAAGACACCACCCAGTTCACTGCCACAGATAGAAATTGAAGCTACAGAGCTTCGCAGTGGCATTGCTTACATTGCACGAGTTCGCTGCaaagtttctgaaaatgagGATTCATACCATAGTCAGTGGAGTGAGTGGAGCCAGACAACAGTGTTTCAAAGAGCAG GTGGACCAAAACTGTCTGAGAAGATCCTGAATACCAGCACTGTGCAGTTCTTGTTCATTCCTCTGAGTTTTGGCACTCTACTCTATTTATTTTGGAACTGCAAGCTTTCTTCAAG GGCAAAAAGCCTCTCCTGCTTTAACATTCCCACGCCAGCTGCTTTCTTTCGGCCACTCTATAATTTGCACAATGGGAATTTTAAG GACTGGGTTGGACCTAATGAGGCTTGTAGCCAACTCAGAAGAGAAGAGGCCAGCAACTCAAACAAAGTGACTGCAGATGGACATTCTCATCTAAACACCCAGGAAATTATTTCCCAGATCTCCTTGAAACCTATGGAAAGCACAAATCTGgttgctgcagaagaaaactttGTATTTGCCTCAGGTCCAGGCCAGCAGTATGTCCCCAGCAGGTATGTAAGAGCAGAAGAGATAGAAACAAGGCTAGGACTATTGCTTGCACAAAAACATGCTGATGATACAGTTGGCCTGAAAATCTCTGAAATAATTAAAGTCAGCCTTGAGAGTCCTAGCATGGGAAGGAAATCTCCCTCTCACTCACAGTATGGAAAGGGTGACTTCCTTATGCCTCAGGAATCTTTGGAGATTGCAAATGTGTCCTTCAGCAGTAGTGACTATTGTACCTTGTGTGACAATGATACCACAGGAGGTTTGATTCCTGCTGAACCACTGAAGCTCTCCAACGGTAATAGTCTTGTCAAACATCAGAATGATCAGTGTGACTTGCCCTGA